In the Sphingomonas sp. LM7 genome, one interval contains:
- a CDS encoding methyl-accepting chemotaxis protein, with protein sequence MNQDSIFAPFRAGGVRALLALLWLNWLMLTPVALMLGSANLAISLIAGLAVLIVPSINFRRGSHDAAARCALGIAASVFPALFVALSAGRPWQMDLHMYFFVSMSMLLLLCDWRPMVAFAAITAAHHLIFSWALPEWVFPGSGSIGRVLLHGGLVVGEAAILIFTTERIQHLILRSHKAREIADSARREAETARQEAQTALHDLRGAQALSQQRLHERKAAERALAESLDGRRAAISADIEERVRALATELRAAAATLSGQENALDGIARRLSNEYAHLRVASDKSLTHASLVAAGATQLSQAAYQAGDNAERANALVNETSLTVEALEPRMIELTRQIDGARSILDLVSEIAAQSNLLALNATIEAARSGEAGLGFGVVAHEMKQMAARTASATSQIAEKLDLIGTAARTFGDIVSGTTSRMGAASGSARAVSAAVDEQRRAIEAISEAIDAVMADVSDTDARSRIIGDAVDQNRDLAAHASELARLLDDRAKALSENMERLLGDLRAA encoded by the coding sequence ATGAACCAGGATTCGATCTTCGCTCCATTCCGTGCAGGTGGCGTGCGTGCGCTGCTCGCGCTGCTATGGCTCAACTGGCTGATGCTGACTCCGGTCGCGCTGATGCTGGGCAGCGCCAATCTCGCCATCTCGCTGATCGCCGGCCTTGCCGTGCTGATCGTGCCAAGCATCAACTTCCGCCGCGGCTCGCACGACGCCGCGGCGCGCTGCGCACTCGGCATCGCCGCATCCGTCTTCCCCGCGTTGTTCGTCGCGCTGTCGGCGGGCCGTCCGTGGCAGATGGACCTGCACATGTATTTCTTCGTCAGCATGTCGATGTTGCTGCTGCTGTGCGACTGGCGCCCGATGGTCGCCTTCGCCGCGATCACCGCAGCGCATCACCTGATCTTCTCGTGGGCGCTGCCCGAATGGGTGTTCCCGGGATCGGGCTCGATCGGCCGCGTGCTGCTCCATGGCGGGCTGGTGGTCGGCGAGGCCGCGATCCTGATCTTCACGACCGAGCGCATCCAGCACCTGATCCTGCGCAGCCACAAGGCCCGCGAAATCGCCGATTCCGCACGGCGCGAGGCCGAGACGGCACGGCAGGAAGCGCAGACCGCGCTCCATGACCTGCGGGGCGCACAAGCACTCAGCCAGCAGCGGCTGCACGAGCGCAAGGCCGCGGAACGCGCGCTGGCCGAATCGCTCGACGGCCGCCGCGCCGCAATCTCGGCGGACATCGAGGAGCGGGTGCGCGCTCTGGCGACCGAACTCCGCGCCGCCGCCGCTACGCTTTCGGGGCAGGAGAACGCGCTCGACGGCATCGCCCGCCGCCTGTCCAACGAATATGCCCATCTGCGCGTCGCCAGCGACAAGTCGCTGACCCATGCCTCGCTCGTCGCCGCCGGCGCGACGCAACTGAGCCAGGCAGCCTATCAGGCGGGCGACAATGCCGAGCGCGCCAACGCGCTCGTCAATGAGACCAGCTTGACCGTCGAGGCGCTCGAACCCCGCATGATCGAGCTGACTCGCCAGATCGACGGCGCGCGCAGCATCCTCGACCTCGTCTCGGAGATCGCCGCGCAGAGCAATCTGCTCGCCCTCAACGCCACGATCGAGGCCGCGCGCAGCGGCGAAGCCGGGCTCGGCTTCGGTGTGGTCGCGCACGAAATGAAGCAAATGGCCGCGCGCACCGCATCGGCGACCAGCCAGATCGCCGAAAAGCTCGACCTGATCGGCACGGCGGCGCGCACCTTCGGCGACATCGTCTCGGGCACCACGTCGCGGATGGGCGCGGCGAGCGGATCGGCGCGGGCCGTATCGGCAGCGGTCGACGAACAGCGTCGCGCGATCGAGGCGATCTCGGAAGCGATCGACGCGGTGATGGCGGATGTCAGCGACACCGATGCGCGCAGCCGGATCATCGGCGATGCAGTCGATCAGAACCGCGATCTCGCGGCGCACGCGTCCGAGCTGGCACGGCTGCTCGACGACCGCGCCAAGGCGCTCAGCGAGAATATGGAGCGGCTGCTCGGCGACCTTCGCGCGGCCTAG
- a CDS encoding AAA family ATPase, translating into MNPRTICLHGPESVGKTTIAKRLAEHFGGEVLDEYGRDYAETHGIMFTMRDLIEIAQNHDAGTRMMLAEGADPLILDTDPLMTAVWADMLFGKRDPWFDAWTGTADFYLLFDIDLPWVADGTRIFGTAQLRQRFFDLSKAELERRGVRWALISGQGDARFEAAVAAIEAAGAD; encoded by the coding sequence ATGAATCCGCGTACCATCTGCCTCCACGGCCCCGAGAGCGTGGGCAAGACCACGATCGCCAAGCGCCTCGCCGAGCATTTCGGCGGCGAGGTGCTCGACGAATATGGTCGCGATTATGCCGAGACCCACGGGATCATGTTCACGATGCGCGATCTGATCGAGATCGCGCAGAATCATGACGCAGGCACCAGGATGATGCTTGCCGAGGGCGCGGATCCACTGATCCTCGACACCGATCCGCTGATGACCGCAGTGTGGGCCGACATGTTGTTCGGCAAGCGCGATCCGTGGTTCGATGCCTGGACGGGCACCGCCGACTTCTATCTGCTGTTCGATATCGACTTGCCCTGGGTGGCGGACGGCACGCGCATCTTCGGCACCGCCCAGCTGCGCCAGCGCTTCTTCGATCTGTCGAAGGCCGAGCTCGAGCGTCGCGGCGTGCGCTGGGCGCTGATATCGGGGCAGGGCGACGCGCGGTTCGAAGCCGCGGTCGCCGCGATCGAGGCGGCGGGGGCGGACTAG
- the pnuC gene encoding nicotinamide riboside transporter PnuC produces MSPIEAAATLFGLINVTLVARRSMWNYPFALVMVSLYAWIFFHEKLYSDALLQFFFIAVNLYGWWNWARARAETGEVRVEQLGHAARLGWLAGVVAASVAWGALMHRYTDAAFPWWDGSIAMTSIAAQILQSRRRWESWVLWIAVDLAAVPLFAIKGLWLTAGLYLIFLALSVWGLIHWTKAKA; encoded by the coding sequence GTGAGCCCGATCGAAGCCGCCGCCACCCTGTTCGGGCTGATCAACGTGACGCTGGTGGCCCGGCGGAGCATGTGGAACTACCCGTTCGCCCTCGTAATGGTGTCGCTCTACGCGTGGATATTCTTTCACGAGAAGCTCTACAGCGATGCGCTGCTCCAGTTCTTCTTCATCGCTGTGAACCTCTATGGCTGGTGGAACTGGGCGCGCGCCCGCGCCGAGACCGGCGAAGTCCGGGTGGAGCAACTCGGGCATGCAGCACGGCTCGGGTGGCTCGCGGGCGTGGTTGCCGCATCGGTGGCATGGGGTGCGCTGATGCATCGCTACACCGATGCTGCGTTTCCGTGGTGGGACGGCAGCATTGCGATGACCAGCATCGCTGCGCAGATCCTCCAGTCGCGGCGCCGCTGGGAAAGCTGGGTGCTGTGGATCGCCGTCGATCTAGCCGCGGTGCCATTGTTCGCCATAAAGGGGCTCTGGCTCACCGCCGGGCTCTATCTCATATTCCTTGCCCTGTCCGTCTGGGGCCTGATCCATTGGACCAAAGCCAAAGCATGA
- a CDS encoding FAD-dependent oxidoreductase — MRHVAVIGSGPAGYYTAEACQKVFGEGVRVDIIDRLPVPFGLIRTGVAPDHQSIKGVSRRYAAVALTDTVRFVGNVTIGQDVSIDELRTLYDAVVLATGAPHDRALDVPGATLPGVVGSAAFVGWYNGHPDYAELAPPLDGPGAVVIGNGNVAIDVARILAKSEAEFGASDIVGHALTALQDAHIDTITILGRRGPHQIAMTPKELGELGELERAVPIVDPGDLPRTEFDAALDPGQRKSVTHLRNFAVAQGSDKPIRIVFDFFAMPVAIEGDGKVERVVVERTALDSDGNASGTGERYELPASLVVSCIGYRTPPIEGVPYDDRSGRFANEDGRVLPGLYAVGWARRGPTGTIGTNRPDGFAIAEKIAADLGEGSDKQGRAGLDALLAGRGVDVVTFRDWQKIEAAEIAAARTGAPREKFTSVEAMLAAKNP, encoded by the coding sequence ATGCGCCATGTCGCGGTGATCGGTTCAGGCCCAGCCGGCTATTATACGGCGGAGGCATGTCAGAAGGTTTTCGGCGAAGGCGTTCGCGTCGATATCATCGATCGGCTGCCGGTCCCGTTCGGGCTGATCCGCACCGGCGTCGCGCCCGATCATCAGTCGATCAAGGGCGTGTCGCGGCGCTACGCCGCCGTCGCTCTGACCGACACGGTCCGCTTCGTGGGCAACGTCACGATCGGCCAGGACGTGTCGATCGACGAGCTTCGCACCCTGTACGACGCCGTTGTGCTTGCCACCGGCGCCCCGCATGACCGCGCGCTCGACGTGCCTGGGGCGACGCTGCCCGGCGTAGTGGGATCGGCCGCATTCGTCGGCTGGTATAATGGCCATCCCGATTATGCCGAGCTTGCTCCGCCGCTGGACGGCCCCGGCGCCGTGGTGATCGGCAACGGCAATGTCGCGATCGACGTGGCGCGGATCCTCGCCAAGTCCGAGGCGGAATTCGGCGCGTCGGACATCGTTGGCCATGCGCTGACTGCGCTGCAGGACGCGCATATCGACACGATCACTATCCTGGGCCGCCGCGGGCCGCACCAGATCGCGATGACGCCCAAGGAACTCGGCGAACTCGGCGAACTCGAGCGCGCGGTGCCGATCGTCGATCCCGGCGACCTGCCGCGCACGGAATTCGATGCCGCGCTCGATCCCGGTCAGCGCAAGTCGGTCACGCATTTGCGCAACTTTGCGGTAGCCCAAGGCTCGGACAAGCCGATCCGGATCGTCTTCGATTTCTTCGCGATGCCCGTCGCGATCGAGGGCGACGGCAAGGTCGAGCGCGTCGTCGTCGAGCGGACCGCGCTCGACTCTGACGGCAATGCCAGCGGCACTGGCGAACGCTACGAGTTGCCCGCCAGCCTGGTGGTCAGTTGTATCGGCTATCGCACCCCGCCGATCGAAGGCGTGCCCTATGACGACCGCTCGGGACGCTTCGCCAACGAGGACGGGCGCGTGCTGCCGGGTCTATACGCCGTCGGCTGGGCCCGCCGCGGCCCGACCGGGACGATCGGCACCAACCGTCCCGACGGCTTCGCGATCGCCGAGAAGATCGCCGCCGACCTGGGCGAAGGTTCGGACAAGCAGGGCCGCGCCGGGCTCGACGCACTGCTCGCCGGCCGCGGCGTCGATGTCGTGACTTTCCGCGACTGGCAGAAGATCGAGGCTGCCGAAATCGCGGCGGCGCGGACGGGCGCGCCGCGCGAGAAATTCACCAGCGTCGAGGCGATGCTGGCCGCCAAAAATCCCTGA
- a CDS encoding M48 family metalloprotease, giving the protein MIQATISALAALSLLLAPASAVPAPRTAAFETGQDSRAAEKARKKEEKDRQKRVKNMSFEQKLDAGEVEFASDPLKPLTPEQLVEFDIIRDPLMETAAIDILRELIAKMPNIPSALSFYVIDGDDINCSTLATGAAILCTRGVFDQLVAAGDRGRDQLAFLLAHELAHVTIADHRKRFGKSDKLKKDLLTLGVGASLIGLAVFSDWKKKGNSWEMEANNKSRNVFFVALGTGLNLSEFANGLVAPSWAKEDEEEADAFALILMHKAGFDIHQGPQFLDSVDRILRKNNMRTTAMGAILKGAGTHGLFQGLVSEGDTASVLIGAIGGAFSGWAQEGTKAHYHRRPDKRAEVAAEYVKARDQALRLASATNESDLLFNPPAPPVAVAAAPTPAPKRGRGRAPKVLAAVAATPLNSWQRFLASPGPVAQAILANHVRDLIADGQGEQAAGLCPIRPTLQRLALACGMAYAVAGYTDDAEPLLAQGLQDPEATSETYRRVAHTQASMGRIEAALFTTSAGLQRFPEGALYPDDMMIRAVSGDMPGAQKTAQTCQVKAIQEFKNACRNGWASLQTQNATT; this is encoded by the coding sequence ATGATCCAGGCGACAATCAGCGCGCTCGCCGCACTTTCGCTCTTGCTGGCACCCGCCTCCGCGGTGCCGGCGCCGCGCACAGCGGCGTTCGAGACCGGACAGGACTCCCGCGCCGCCGAAAAGGCACGCAAGAAGGAGGAAAAGGATCGCCAGAAGCGGGTCAAGAACATGTCGTTCGAGCAAAAGCTCGATGCCGGCGAGGTCGAATTCGCCTCGGATCCGCTCAAGCCGCTCACGCCCGAGCAGCTTGTTGAATTCGACATCATTCGCGACCCGCTCATGGAAACCGCGGCAATCGATATCCTTCGGGAATTGATTGCCAAGATGCCGAACATTCCTTCGGCGCTGTCCTTCTATGTGATCGACGGCGACGACATCAATTGCTCGACGCTGGCCACCGGGGCGGCGATATTGTGCACTCGCGGAGTATTCGACCAGCTCGTCGCTGCGGGAGATCGCGGCCGCGATCAACTGGCATTCCTGCTCGCGCACGAACTCGCGCATGTCACGATCGCCGATCACCGCAAGCGGTTCGGCAAGAGCGACAAGCTCAAAAAGGATCTTCTGACGCTTGGCGTCGGCGCGTCGCTGATCGGCCTGGCGGTGTTCAGCGACTGGAAGAAAAAGGGCAACAGCTGGGAGATGGAGGCGAACAACAAGTCGCGCAACGTCTTCTTCGTCGCGCTCGGCACCGGGCTCAACCTGAGCGAATTCGCCAACGGCCTCGTTGCGCCGTCCTGGGCCAAGGAGGATGAGGAAGAGGCCGACGCGTTCGCGCTGATATTGATGCACAAGGCCGGGTTCGACATCCACCAAGGCCCGCAGTTCCTCGACAGCGTCGATCGCATCCTGCGCAAGAACAACATGCGCACCACCGCGATGGGCGCGATCCTGAAGGGGGCCGGCACGCACGGCCTGTTCCAGGGACTGGTCAGCGAGGGCGACACCGCCAGCGTGCTGATCGGCGCGATCGGCGGCGCCTTTTCAGGCTGGGCGCAGGAAGGCACCAAGGCGCATTATCACCGCCGCCCGGACAAGCGCGCCGAAGTCGCCGCGGAATACGTCAAGGCCAGGGATCAGGCGCTGCGCCTCGCCTCTGCCACAAACGAATCCGACTTGCTGTTCAACCCGCCGGCACCGCCCGTCGCGGTTGCCGCAGCGCCCACGCCCGCGCCCAAACGGGGCCGGGGACGGGCGCCGAAGGTGCTGGCCGCCGTAGCCGCGACGCCGCTCAACAGCTGGCAGCGCTTCCTAGCTTCGCCGGGACCTGTGGCGCAGGCGATACTCGCCAACCATGTCCGCGATCTGATCGCCGACGGCCAGGGCGAGCAGGCTGCCGGCCTGTGCCCGATACGCCCAACGCTCCAGCGCCTCGCGCTCGCCTGCGGCATGGCCTATGCCGTCGCAGGTTATACCGACGATGCGGAGCCGCTCCTGGCTCAGGGGCTTCAGGACCCAGAGGCGACATCCGAGACGTATCGCCGCGTCGCGCACACCCAGGCATCGATGGGCCGGATCGAGGCGGCGTTGTTCACCACATCGGCAGGACTCCAGCGCTTTCCCGAGGGCGCGCTGTATCCCGACGACATGATGATCCGCGCCGTGAGCGGGGACATGCCGGGCGCGCAGAAAACCGCGCAGACCTGTCAGGTCAAGGCGATCCAGGAGTTCAAGAACGCGTGCCGAAACGGCTGGGCTTCGCTCCAGACCCAAAACGCAACTACATAA
- a CDS encoding CHASE2 domain-containing protein, producing the protein MAGGQQSKRGGNRRKIAADLAATPLGRALWLVWAMSVLWVACFDPFGLDSRVESMTDSVAQRLFAGRYPDAAARHIALIQVGAADLDHPSLELGFPLSSQVQAQIVRVLIAARARAIFIDSEFRNPARPPRDSAEDLFAEPDASVPASGGHDALVEAIAAARSAGIPVVTGPIGSRADLSSLKRVAIEAGVSWNADHPGDYSLRSDDRDIAAASLYRLVCAGTAPLPGCASGLLQRIERGDARPMVLRFGGSYPAEQWRFSGSAEGVGCRTRTMLATLRRELLGRDAEPPCTHHLVIPVSWMLLAQNQFGELAAMLEGRVVMIGAGAGMGDDHVVPGVGKLPGVAIHAMALDNLLSWGGAYPRWPEDFADGPKIGLDELLKLFALLVLPWLLSRAAAHLCRTRATHREIALRTAAVAFAGSVMLVAVAMLCVVAFAWPISVALTLAGLSTVVAGILSGPDFHHALQPFSGRRSAIALLAVLGVAGIALIAPYLLLLLPLAALVLGALQLHRWLAFRAAAPLDDQPENAT; encoded by the coding sequence ATGGCCGGGGGACAGCAATCGAAGCGCGGCGGAAATCGCCGGAAGATCGCGGCGGACCTCGCCGCGACCCCGCTTGGCCGCGCGCTGTGGCTGGTCTGGGCGATGAGCGTGCTGTGGGTCGCCTGCTTCGACCCGTTCGGTCTCGACTCGCGTGTCGAATCGATGACCGATTCGGTTGCGCAGCGATTGTTCGCCGGGCGCTATCCCGACGCGGCGGCGCGCCATATCGCGCTGATACAAGTGGGGGCCGCAGATCTCGACCATCCGAGCCTGGAGCTAGGCTTCCCGCTCTCCTCGCAAGTCCAGGCCCAGATCGTGCGGGTGCTCATCGCGGCGCGTGCGCGGGCGATCTTCATCGATAGCGAGTTCCGCAATCCCGCCCGCCCGCCGCGCGACAGCGCCGAGGATCTCTTCGCAGAACCGGATGCGAGCGTGCCGGCTTCGGGCGGCCATGATGCGTTGGTGGAGGCGATCGCCGCGGCGCGCAGTGCCGGAATCCCGGTGGTCACGGGCCCGATCGGCAGCCGCGCTGATCTTTCCTCGCTGAAGCGGGTTGCGATCGAGGCTGGGGTCAGTTGGAACGCGGACCATCCCGGCGACTATTCGCTGCGCAGCGATGACCGCGATATTGCGGCGGCGTCGCTCTATCGGCTCGTCTGCGCCGGCACGGCGCCGCTGCCGGGCTGCGCATCCGGGCTGTTGCAACGCATCGAGCGCGGTGACGCGCGGCCGATGGTATTGCGCTTCGGCGGCAGCTACCCCGCGGAGCAATGGCGCTTCTCCGGCTCGGCAGAGGGCGTCGGGTGCCGAACCCGCACCATGCTCGCCACCTTGCGGCGCGAATTGCTTGGCAGGGACGCGGAGCCGCCCTGCACCCACCATCTCGTTATTCCTGTATCGTGGATGCTGCTCGCGCAGAACCAGTTCGGCGAACTCGCTGCTATGCTCGAGGGGCGGGTGGTGATGATCGGGGCGGGCGCCGGCATGGGTGACGATCATGTCGTGCCCGGTGTCGGCAAGCTGCCCGGCGTCGCGATCCATGCAATGGCGCTGGATAATCTGCTCAGCTGGGGCGGCGCCTATCCGCGCTGGCCGGAAGACTTTGCCGACGGACCGAAGATCGGCCTCGACGAGTTGCTCAAGCTGTTCGCGCTGCTCGTCCTGCCCTGGCTGCTGTCACGCGCCGCGGCGCACCTGTGCCGCACGCGGGCGACGCACCGTGAGATCGCGCTGCGCACCGCCGCGGTGGCGTTCGCAGGATCAGTCATGCTGGTCGCGGTGGCGATGCTCTGCGTCGTGGCGTTCGCCTGGCCGATCTCCGTGGCGCTCACGCTCGCGGGCTTGTCGACGGTGGTTGCCGGCATCCTCTCCGGCCCAGACTTCCACCACGCGCTCCAGCCCTTTTCCGGGCGCCGCAGTGCGATAGCGCTGCTTGCCGTGCTGGGAGTTGCGGGAATCGCGCTCATCGCCCCGTATCTGCTCCTGCTGCTGCCGCTCGCCGCGCTCGTGCTGGGGGCGCTTCAACTTCACCGCTGGCTCGCCTTCCGCGCGGCAGCCCCCCTCGACGATCAACCGGAGAATGCGACATGA